One part of the Haloprofundus halobius genome encodes these proteins:
- a CDS encoding LLM class flavin-dependent oxidoreductase, translating to MKFGIFPIEGGDTWEGVVEQCQLAEDVGFRTCWVNDHQATEGDNYWPSPLTRLTSIATGTEKLELVTSVLILPLYHPLHVAQRAAMLDNISGGRLTLGVGLGYVEKEFEAFDVPMNERAGRLIEGLRFLDLFLSSDEPISFECPFFEVEDWEPLPDTIQDPRPPLWVGGWGDKQIGRSVRFSDAWVPGVVADLGIVEDRKELQKEHIEKSDQGWDEIDHPLMRECVIAETEAEVMERKQYLHRTYLDEYGGEFSHPLMTADSVEDFEVLADDRFIYGTPEQIIDQIQRIQDRFPLDQLTLRFHHSGMPKDLVEEQIRLFGEEVIPAFE from the coding sequence ATGAAGTTTGGAATCTTTCCCATAGAGGGTGGCGACACCTGGGAAGGTGTCGTCGAACAGTGTCAACTGGCCGAGGACGTCGGGTTCAGAACCTGTTGGGTGAACGATCACCAGGCGACCGAAGGCGACAACTACTGGCCGTCGCCGTTGACGCGCCTCACGAGTATCGCGACGGGGACCGAGAAACTCGAACTCGTGACGAGCGTCCTCATTCTCCCGCTGTACCACCCGCTGCACGTGGCCCAGCGAGCGGCCATGCTCGACAACATCTCCGGCGGCCGGTTGACGCTCGGCGTCGGACTCGGGTACGTCGAAAAGGAGTTCGAGGCGTTCGACGTTCCGATGAACGAACGCGCCGGTCGGTTGATAGAGGGGCTTCGATTCCTCGACCTCTTTCTCTCGTCGGACGAACCGATCTCCTTCGAGTGTCCGTTCTTCGAGGTGGAGGACTGGGAACCGCTGCCGGACACGATTCAGGACCCCCGCCCACCGCTGTGGGTCGGCGGCTGGGGCGACAAGCAGATCGGCCGGTCGGTGCGGTTCTCCGACGCGTGGGTTCCCGGCGTCGTCGCCGACCTCGGCATCGTCGAGGACCGCAAGGAACTTCAGAAGGAGCACATCGAAAAGAGCGACCAAGGGTGGGACGAGATAGACCACCCGCTGATGCGCGAGTGCGTCATCGCCGAGACCGAAGCGGAGGTGATGGAGCGAAAACAGTACCTCCACCGGACGTACCTCGACGAGTACGGCGGCGAGTTCTCCCATCCGCTGATGACCGCCGATTCCGTCGAGGACTTCGAGGTGTTGGCCGACGACCGGTTCATCTACGGGACGCCCGAGCAGATCATCGACCAGATACAGCGTATACAGGACCGCTTCCCGCTCGACCAACTCACGCTTCGGTTCCACCACTCGGGGATGCCGAAGGACCTCGTCGAAGAACAGATTCGACTGTTCGGCGAGGAAGTCATCCCTGCATTCGAGTAG
- the cofC gene encoding 2-phospho-L-lactate guanylyltransferase: MRVIVPFDSCNPKTRLSEVLSPSEREGFATAMLADVLDAVDAAAESPTVLASGPVGIDAADTIVDERPLSTAVNDQLRTATEPVAVLMADLPLATASALDRLFSASGEVVLARGVGGGTNALVVRRPEFTVDYHDASYLDHLAIARDRGLAVEELDSYSLGIDVDEPADLAEVLLHTDGRSARWLRSAGFTLATDDGRVGVVRAERPAVEARE; the protein is encoded by the coding sequence ATGAGGGTCATCGTCCCGTTCGACTCGTGTAACCCGAAGACCCGGCTCTCGGAGGTACTCTCACCGTCGGAGCGGGAGGGGTTCGCGACGGCGATGCTCGCGGACGTTCTCGATGCCGTCGATGCCGCCGCCGAGTCGCCGACGGTACTCGCGTCGGGCCCCGTCGGCATCGATGCGGCCGACACAATCGTCGACGAACGGCCGCTCTCGACGGCCGTCAACGACCAACTGCGTACCGCGACGGAACCCGTCGCCGTCTTGATGGCGGACCTCCCGTTGGCGACGGCGTCGGCGCTCGACCGACTGTTCTCGGCCTCCGGCGAGGTCGTCCTCGCGCGCGGCGTCGGCGGCGGTACCAACGCGCTGGTCGTACGTCGCCCGGAGTTCACCGTCGACTACCACGACGCGTCGTATCTCGACCACCTCGCCATCGCCCGAGATCGAGGGCTCGCGGTGGAGGAACTCGACTCCTACTCGCTTGGAATCGATGTCGACGAACCGGCCGACCTCGCCGAAGTGCTGCTGCACACCGACGGCCGATCGGCTCGCTGGTTGCGGTCGGCCGGATTCACGCTCGCGACGGACGACGGCCGCGTCGGCGTCGTTCGCGCCGAACGACCCGCGGTCGAAGCACGCGAGTAA
- the dgoD gene encoding galactonate dehydratase, translating to MRITDYELYEVPPRWQLLRIETSDGVVGWGEPYTKWHFVNGSTPATRSAVDQMLQHYVLGEDPARIEALWQSMYRSSFYRGGPVHMSAIAGIDQALWDIKGKRCGEPIFELLGGRARDRVRAYEHVSAHHDESNDDPAAAAARDARRAVDEGYTAVKLVPTDTLERIDTPGAVEQARAIVGAVREAVGPEVGVALDFHGRASKTMARRLLAALEPFDPLFVEEPVLPEQWPELATLAEQTTVPLATGERLYSRWEFRPLLEAGAVDVVQPDVSSAGGITETRKIADMAETYDVSFAPHCPIGPLALASSLHLDVGAPNALVQEQVILGRERASRYVENTDWLDLRDGFVDVPDGPGLGVSVDEDAVREFAGTDLSYDRPVGRRPDGSVAER from the coding sequence ATGCGAATCACCGACTACGAACTGTACGAGGTACCGCCCCGCTGGCAACTGCTCAGAATCGAGACGAGCGACGGGGTGGTCGGCTGGGGAGAGCCGTACACGAAGTGGCACTTCGTGAACGGAAGCACGCCGGCGACGCGGAGCGCCGTCGACCAGATGCTGCAGCACTACGTGTTGGGCGAAGACCCGGCGCGAATCGAGGCACTGTGGCAGTCGATGTACCGGAGCAGTTTCTACCGCGGCGGTCCCGTCCACATGAGTGCCATCGCGGGCATCGACCAGGCGCTGTGGGACATCAAAGGCAAGCGGTGCGGTGAGCCGATATTCGAGTTACTCGGCGGACGTGCGCGAGACCGCGTCCGTGCCTACGAACACGTCTCCGCGCACCACGACGAATCGAACGACGACCCCGCCGCCGCCGCGGCACGGGATGCGCGGCGCGCGGTCGACGAGGGGTACACGGCGGTCAAGTTGGTCCCGACGGACACCCTCGAACGCATCGACACGCCGGGGGCAGTCGAACAGGCGCGCGCCATCGTCGGTGCGGTCCGCGAGGCGGTCGGTCCGGAGGTCGGCGTAGCGCTCGATTTCCACGGGCGCGCGTCGAAGACGATGGCGAGACGCCTACTGGCTGCGCTCGAACCGTTCGACCCGCTGTTCGTCGAGGAACCGGTCCTCCCCGAGCAGTGGCCGGAACTGGCTACGCTGGCGGAGCAGACGACGGTACCGCTCGCCACCGGCGAACGACTCTACTCGCGGTGGGAGTTCCGGCCGCTACTCGAAGCGGGTGCGGTGGACGTCGTCCAACCGGACGTCTCCAGCGCGGGCGGCATCACCGAGACGCGGAAGATCGCCGATATGGCGGAGACCTACGACGTGTCGTTCGCGCCCCACTGTCCCATCGGTCCGCTCGCGCTCGCGTCGTCGCTTCACCTAGACGTCGGCGCTCCCAACGCACTTGTTCAGGAGCAAGTGATTCTCGGTCGGGAGAGAGCCAGCAGGTACGTCGAGAATACGGATTGGCTCGACCTCCGTGACGGCTTCGTCGACGTGCCGGACGGACCGGGGCTTGGCGTCTCCGTCGACGAGGACGCTGTCCGCGAGTTCGCCGGAACCGACCTCTCCTACGACCGACCCGTCGGCCGGCGACCGGACGGAAGCGTCGCCGAGCGGTGA
- the npdG gene encoding NADPH-dependent F420 reductase — translation MEVALLGGTGDIGEGLALRWAQDTDYTVIVGSRDPEKADAAVETYRDRLSTAGTDADIGAASNEAAARDASVVVLSIPPQFVVDTVEAVASELDDGDVVVSPAVQMNRSKSGFSYDPPGNGSVAERIESAVPDGVAVVGAFQNLAAGALSDLDNDLSADVVVTGDDPEAKSLVSSMAEEIQGLRALDGGPLANTALVESITPLLINLAMNNEGLHDLGVRFE, via the coding sequence ATGGAAGTCGCACTCCTAGGTGGTACTGGTGACATCGGCGAGGGGCTAGCGCTCCGCTGGGCACAGGATACGGACTACACGGTCATCGTCGGCTCACGCGACCCCGAGAAGGCCGACGCGGCGGTCGAGACGTACCGGGATCGTCTCTCGACGGCGGGGACCGACGCCGACATCGGGGCGGCCAGCAACGAGGCGGCCGCGAGAGACGCGTCGGTCGTCGTCCTCAGCATCCCGCCGCAGTTCGTCGTCGACACCGTCGAGGCCGTCGCGTCCGAACTGGACGACGGCGACGTCGTCGTGAGTCCGGCCGTACAGATGAACCGGTCGAAGAGCGGATTCAGCTACGACCCGCCGGGGAACGGTTCAGTCGCCGAGCGCATCGAGTCGGCGGTACCCGACGGCGTCGCCGTCGTCGGTGCGTTCCAGAATCTCGCGGCGGGTGCACTCAGCGACCTCGACAACGACCTCAGCGCGGACGTCGTCGTCACGGGCGACGACCCGGAAGCGAAATCGCTCGTCTCGTCGATGGCTGAAGAGATTCAGGGACTGCGCGCGCTCGACGGCGGCCCGCTCGCGAACACCGCACTCGTCGAGAGCATCACCCCGTTGCTCATCAACCTCGCGATGAACAACGAGGGGCTTCACGACCTCGGCGTTCGCTTCGAGTAA